A portion of the Carya illinoinensis cultivar Pawnee chromosome 11, C.illinoinensisPawnee_v1, whole genome shotgun sequence genome contains these proteins:
- the LOC122281467 gene encoding homeobox protein HD1-like has protein sequence MDIELQEPSLGMMGGGGAGGSSGGLNGEVGVSGEHQRQLKAEIATHPLYEQLLAAHVSCLRVATPIDQLPLIDAQLAQSHHLLRSYASQRSHSLSPHERQELDNFLAQYLLVLCSFKEQLQQHVRVHAVEAVVACREIENTLQALTGMNLGEGTGATMSDDEDDLQMDFSLDQSGGDGHDMMGFGPLLPTESERSLMERVRQELKVELKQGFKSRIEDVREEILRKRRAGKLPGDTTSVLKNWWQQHSKWPYPTEDDKAKLVEETGLQLKQINNWFINQRKRNWHSNSQSVTSLKSKRKR, from the exons ATGGATATAGAACTCCAAGAACCGAGCCTGGGAATGATGGGTGGCGGCGGTGCCGGGGGTAGTAGCGGTGGTTTAAATGGTGAAGTTGGGGTTTCTGGCGAGCATCAACGCCAACTTAAGGCGGAGATAGCCACTCACCCACTTTACGAGCAGCTTCTGGCGGCCCATGTGTCGTGCCTTCGGGTTGCCACGCCAATTGATCAGTTGCCGTTGATCGACGCGCAGCTAGCGCAGTCTCACCATCTTTTGCGGTCTTATGCCTCGCAACGAAGCCATTCCCTCTCTCCCCATGAGCGTCAAGAGCTCGACAACTTCTTG GCACAATATTTGCTAGTTTTGTGCAGCTTCAAAGAACAGCTTCAACAACATGTCCGAGTCCACGCCGTTGAGGCTGTCGTGGCCTGCCGGGAAATCGAAAATACCTTACAGGCGCTCACCG GAATGAACCTGGGTGAAGGTACGGGTGCAACAATGtcagatgatgaggatgatctGCAGATGGATTTTTCTTTAGATCAATCTGGTGGTGATGGGCATGACATGATGGGATTTGGTCCACTGCTTCCAACAGAATCAGAAAGGTCCCTGATGGAGAGAGTTCGGCAGGAATTGAAGGTTGAACTGAAGCAG GGTTTTAAGTCAAGAATTGAAGACGTAAGAGAGGAGAtattaagaaaaagaagggCAGGGAAATTACCAGGTGACACAACTAGTGTGTTGAAAAATTGGTGGCAGCAACACTCGAAGTGGCCTTACCCAACT GAAGATGACAAAGCAAAACTTGTAGAGGAAACAGGCTTGCAGCTGAAGCAAATCAACAACTGGTTCATCAACCAAAGAAAGCGAAACTGGCACAGCAACTCTCAGTCGGTGACTTCTTTGAAGTCCAAGCGCAAAAGGTAG